The following are from one region of the Mycolicibacterium diernhoferi genome:
- a CDS encoding SDR family NAD(P)-dependent oxidoreductase, with protein sequence MDAKSRVLVTGVDTRLGAAVREHFIAGGADTFGTYAAAGYAPVPDGPPEVYARPGAVEQAQDAVERAVAAMGGIDALVLAHGLPTVAPLTELSMTDFWQHVDSALTGSFLFAQAAATSMRDNNSGGRIVLTTSRWHIGGAGLSAVATAAGGIVALTKTLTRDFGRFGVGVNAVAVGAVDSEWSVCDASAPLPPTGAVGSVEQVAATIGLLCQRQLGAAVGQIVNVDGGLSRNRV encoded by the coding sequence ATGGATGCCAAGTCGCGGGTGCTCGTCACCGGTGTGGATACTCGACTCGGTGCGGCGGTGCGCGAGCACTTCATCGCCGGTGGGGCAGATACCTTCGGGACCTACGCGGCAGCGGGGTACGCCCCGGTGCCCGACGGCCCGCCGGAGGTGTACGCCCGACCTGGTGCGGTGGAGCAGGCGCAGGATGCGGTCGAACGGGCGGTGGCGGCGATGGGCGGCATCGATGCCCTCGTCCTCGCGCACGGACTGCCCACCGTCGCACCCCTGACCGAACTGTCGATGACGGACTTCTGGCAGCATGTGGATTCCGCGCTGACCGGAAGCTTCCTCTTCGCGCAGGCGGCGGCAACCTCGATGCGCGACAACAACTCCGGCGGACGCATCGTGCTGACCACCTCGCGTTGGCATATCGGGGGTGCGGGCCTTTCGGCGGTGGCGACCGCCGCGGGCGGGATTGTCGCTCTGACCAAAACCCTGACCCGTGACTTCGGCCGTTTCGGGGTGGGTGTCAATGCCGTCGCCGTCGGCGCGGTGGATTCGGAGTGGTCGGTCTGCGACGCGTCCGCACCGTTGCCGCCGACCGGCGCGGTGGGCTCGGTGGAGCAGGTGGCCGCCACCATCGGACTGCTCTGCCAGCGTCAACTCGGGGCAGCTGTCGGCCAGATCGTGAACGTCGACGGCGGATTGTCCAGAAATCGTGTCTGA
- a CDS encoding SDR family NAD(P)-dependent oxidoreductase: MSDIGQVAVITGAGSGIGAAIARLLRARGWIVTSISREPAPDTDMWLVADVADESAVADGIAEIRARFGRIDAAVICAGHYEETPALEISPSAWERMLRVHVGGLAHICAAVLPEMRERGSGRIVGIASERAIGGGSNDAHYAAAKAAALSLLRSIAVEVAPDGVLVNAVAPGPCDTPLLPADSWEREQGFLDSIPAGRIALPGEVAELVRALVEEDLFLCGEVLSVNSGTVI; the protein is encoded by the coding sequence GTGAGCGACATCGGACAGGTAGCCGTGATCACCGGCGCCGGCAGCGGCATCGGTGCGGCGATCGCGCGGTTGCTCCGGGCGCGGGGCTGGATCGTCACCTCGATATCGCGGGAGCCGGCGCCGGACACCGATATGTGGCTGGTCGCCGACGTCGCCGACGAAAGTGCCGTGGCGGACGGGATCGCAGAAATCCGAGCACGTTTCGGCCGCATCGACGCTGCGGTCATCTGTGCCGGGCACTATGAGGAGACGCCGGCGCTGGAGATCTCACCGTCGGCCTGGGAGCGGATGCTGCGCGTCCACGTCGGCGGCCTGGCACATATCTGCGCAGCGGTGCTCCCGGAGATGCGCGAGCGGGGCAGCGGACGGATCGTCGGTATCGCCTCCGAGCGCGCCATCGGCGGCGGCAGCAACGACGCGCACTACGCCGCGGCGAAGGCCGCCGCGTTGAGCCTGCTGCGCAGCATCGCCGTCGAGGTGGCCCCGGACGGGGTGCTGGTCAACGCGGTGGCGCCGGGCCCGTGCGATACCCCGCTGCTGCCCGCCGACTCCTGGGAACGGGAGCAGGGTTTCCTCGACAGCATCCCGGCCGGACGCATCGCCTTGCCCGGCGAGGTGGCCGAATTGGTCCGCGCGCTCGTGGAGGAGGACCTGTTCCTGTGCGGAGAAGTGTTGTCGGTCAACAGCGGAACGGTGATCTGA